The Deltaproteobacteria bacterium DNA window TTGCGGCGGCTGTCACAACATGGGGATCAAGTCCGAGGCACAGAAAAAGGATCAGAAGGACAAAGGCTACCATTACCAGAACAACTCGTGTGATGAATGCCATACCAGGCACAGCTTCTCAAAAAAGGAGGCTCAGGACCCCAGAGCATGCCAGCAGTGCCATATGGGTTACGATCATCCGCAGTGGGAGATGTGGAGCAGTGCCAAGCACGGCACCCGTCACTTTGTAAAGGAAAAGGGCAAGCTGCCTGAGAATGCCCAGGCGCCTACATGCCAGTTCTGTCATCTGCCGAACGGCACTCATACGAACAAGACCGCCTGGGGCTTCCTCGGAGTGAGACTGCCTCTTCCTGAAGACAGGCAGTGGGCCGCTGACAGGGTGACCATCCTCAAGGCCCTTGGTGTCTTGAACCCTGAGACAGGAGAGCCGACCGCGCGTCTGGATGCAGTGAAGTCCGTGGACATGGTCCGCTTGACCGAAGAGGCATGGCTCACTGAACGGGAGAAGATGATCAGGACCTGCAGCAAGTGCCACTCTGAGAAGTACGCAAGAGAGCAACTGGCTTACGGTGATTCCATGCTGCAGAAAGCGGATAGATTGTTGGCAGAGGGCATAGAAATTGTTGCAGGTCTTTATAAGGACGGCATCATCAAAAAGCCTGACAATTACGCCTTTGCCTATCCGGACTTTCTGTATTTTTTGAGGACCGGCGGCGGGAATATGGACCAGATGTCTCATATAGACCAGGTCTTGTTCCGGATGTACATGAAGCACCGCATGCGGACCTACCAGGGCAATTTCCACCTCAATCCTGACTATGCTTACTGGTACGGCTGGGCCATGATGACCAAGGACCTCGGTGAGATCAAGGAACTTGCCATGACCATGAGAGCCGCGGCCAAGATGGAGAAATAATCAATGCGAACGGGGCGCCGAAAGGCGCCCCCTGTATCAGACACTACTTTTTATGGCCACCCTTGATCTCTATTCTCATCTTTGCCACCTGGGGGAAGGGAGCAGGATTCTGGGGGCAGGTGCATGAAATAAAATGGTACGGCCTGGCTTTCCCTGGTCCTGTTTATCACAGGCGGTGAAGCAAGGGAGTGGTTCGAGTCATCCTACATCCTGGCAAGGCAGCTTCTTCCAATCCTTCTCCTGGGGGGTCTTTTTTGCCGGTTTTTTCCTTGGAAGTCCTGGAGGGGCAGTCAGGGATGGGCATGGGGCCTGCCCTTGCCCTGCTTCTTGCAGGCCCGGCAATTTCCCTTCCCAACATGCTGGTCATAAGGAGCGTTATGGGCACAAGGAAGACTGTTGCATATGTGAGCCTTGTGGTGATCGTGGCAACCATCACCGTAATGATTTTCGGCAGTTTGGAGAGTTAAAAAGGATAGAACATGAAAACAGGGATGGCGATCTTCCTGTCAATTTTATCTCTTATCACAGCCTGTCCATCCTATGCAGGGGCCCATACGGGAGAGATAGTAACCCTTGAAGAAGCCATAAAGATAGCACTTAAGGAGAGCCCGGTCATACTCTCAAAGGCTAATGAATTAGGTGCTTCAAAGCAGGGAATAAAGGCCGCCAAGGGCTTACTTCTTCCAAGAATAGACGCCTATTCTTCTTATTCGAGGCTCAGCGATCCCCAGGTAGTGGTCCCGATAAAGAGCTTTGGCGGCACTCCCCCCACATTCAGCAGAGACCAGTACAGGACAGGGCTGAGCTTGAAGATTCCCATATATGAAGGCGGAAGGCTCAGAACGCAGATCGGCATGGCCGAGCTCTCAAAGAGGATTTCTGAAGAATCCCTGAAGATTACAAGGCAGGAGCTCATATATGCCATAACCAACGTATTCAACCAGGTACTTTTCCTTGAAGGCTTGGAAAATGCCCAAAAAGAGACCTTGAATGCCTTGAAAAAGGTCCGGGCGGATGCGAGAACCAGGCTCGATGTAGGCAGGCTCGCTCCGGTGGAACTCATGAGAATAGACACCCAGGTCTCGGAACAGGAGCAGGCCCTTGTCCGGACCAGGGAAGAAAAGGCCAGGGCCCTTTATACCCTTTCCCAGCTCATGGGAAGGTCTCCAAGCATGATTAATGGTGTGGAAGGAAGGCTCAAGGAGCCATGGACTGCAGATAAAATAGATAGGCTGGAACCGTCGCCTTCCGAGATTGAAAAGATGATTGAAGCCCGCCCCGACATTAAAAAGGCAACAGAGGCTGTAACACTTGCGGAAAGGGCTGTCAGGCTTGAGAAGGGACTTCATCTTCCAAGCATAGACCTTGTTGGCGACTATGGGAGAAGGGCAGGCTCCGGCTTTGACAGGGATGAAGAGGTCTGGTCCGGCGGTGTGACCATAGGGCTGAACATCTTCAGCGGCGGTGTCATATCTGCCAGGGTCAAGGGGGCACAAGAGCGTCTTCTTGCAGCCAGGAACGATCTTAACAACCTCAGACTGGTGGCCTCCAGGGAGATAAAAGATGCCCTGTCCCGGATTAAAGAGGCAAGGCACAGGTTTGAGACCTCAAGGATTGCCCTGAACACCTCAAAGGAGTCATTTCGAATAGAGGAACTCAAATACGAGACCGGCGCCGGCACCATAACAGACAGCCTTCTTGCCCAGGCTGCATGGCTGAGGACCAGGGCAAACATGCTGCAGGCCCTTTTTGATTTTCATGATGCTGTGGCCGATTACAGGCTGGCACTGGGAACGATAGACAGAGAATTCAGGAGGATTAATTGAAATGATCCGGAAGATAGCAATCTTTTTCCTCTTGATAGTGCTGATTGCTGGCGGGGTCATGGTTGTAAAGAAGAAAAAAATGGCCCTTGAGAAGGTACCGCCTCCTGAAAAGAATCCCATCGTAGTAAATGCGTCCCGGATTGAATACGGGGAATTCCCTGAAATTAGACGCTACCTCGGCACAATCAGGGCAAAGGTGGCCTCTGATATCTCGCCCAGGATCTCAGGGCACATCATCCAGGTCAGGGTAAGAGAAGGGGACATCGTAAAAAAGGGAGATCTCCTTACACTCATAGACGACCGTGAGCAAAGGGACAGGATAAATGAGTTCGAGGCAAGGCTTTCTGCTGCCAAAACGGCCTTTGCTGCCCAGGGCAGGATCTATTCAAGGGATAAGAAATTATTTGATGCAAAGGCCATAAGCCAGGAGGCCCTGGACAAATCAAAGGCAGCCAGGGATGCGGCATGGGCAGAGGTCAAGACCCTTGAGGCTGCATTGGATACCGCCGAGACAGAGCTTTCTTATACCAGGCTTAAAGCACCCTTTGACGGGGTCATTACAGAAAGACTCCAGGACCCTGGGGATCTTTCCCTGCCGGGAAAGGCTGTGCTTTCTATGGAGGCCACAAAATCAGGTTATTATATAGAGGTAAAGGTGCCCCAGGATGAATTCCCATTGTTGAAAAAGGGCTTAACCGTCTGGCTTTCCATGGAGAAAAGGAACGGCGCAACGGGAAATGAGGCAGGCAGGCTGAAACTTGCCTTAAGCAGGCTCCATCCATCAGTAAAGACAGGGACCCTTGCAACGTTAGAGGCAGATATAGACACCCGGCCCTTCGGCCTTCCTGCAGGCGCAACCGTTGAGACCGGAATAGAGGCCGGCTTTCATAAGGGCTTCAAGGTCCCTGTAAGGGCCATTCTTGAAAATGTGGATGCGTCCTACTGCTTCTTGGTGGATCAGGAATCAAGAATCCATGTAAAAGAGGTTTCCGTCCTTTATCAAGGTCCGGAATTTGCCGTAATTTCCGGAAAGGGGCTCAGGGCAGGAGCAAGGGTAGTTGTTGCCCAGGAAAGCGCCCTTTTGAGGCTGCATGAAGGGCAGCAGGTTAAGGTGCTGGAGGCTGTCAATGCAGACCGAGCTTGATCCTGGGAAAAGCTTTGTAGAACGCTTCCTTGACCACCCCCATCTTATCATCTCGCTCATACTTCTTGCCGTGGCCCTGGGATTCATCGGTTTTAAATCAATGCCACTGAATCTCTTTCCGGATGCCAATTATCCTGTGGTCTCAGTCATCATTCCAATGCCAGGGGCGTCTGCCGAGGATGTTGAGGATAAGGTCACAAGGATAGTGGAAAAGGAACTTTCTACAGTTGATCTGGTAAGGAAAGTTCGCTCTGTAAGCCAGGATGAGATGGCAGCGGTATCAGTGGAATTTGAATACGAAAAGGGACTGGACGCCGCCTCTACAAATGTTGCAAACGCCATAAAGAGGATTGAGGCCAGGCTCCCCGGTGATATAAAGCCCCCTGAGATCTTCCGGGTAAGCGATGCAACAACCCCCGTCTTCACCCTGGCCCTTATTCCAAAACCAGGTAGTCACCTTGATCTGGAGAAGGTTCGCCAACTTGCAGACAACGAGATCAAAGAGGACTTTCTCCGTATCCCGGATGTTGCGAATGTTGAGGTGTTTGGAGGATATTCCCCTGAAGTCACAGTTGAAATAGACCCCAGAAAACTTCATGCCCACAATCTCTCCCTGGAGCAGGTTGTCCTCGCCATAAGAAACCAGAATATCAACATGCCTGACGGGCTTATAATAAGGAGTGAAGGCCAGTACCTCATAAAGACCAGTGGCGAGCGTCTTGAAAAATCAAAATTGAAGGACATCGTGGTTGCCCATGAGGAAAGGGGCGATGTCCACCTTGGAGACGTTGCAGACATCAAAACCGCTTACCAGGAACGCCAGTCCTTTTACAGGGGGAATGGAAGGGCTGCCATAGGGATAAATCTCCTTCGTCCTGAAAAAGGGCATGTAACGACTACAATAGAGGCAGTGGAAAA harbors:
- a CDS encoding cytochrome C encodes the protein MKKTQFIALGCLIAIFCFTGLAISAEEACITCHKKISPGQVADWESSRHSKEDVTCSVCHGGEHTNAKDFKEVTLPDEHVCAQCHEEQFDQFAKGKHNFGWTSLNALPVTHVEPDELMEGGRGCGGCHNMGIKSEAQKKDQKDKGYHYQNNSCDECHTRHSFSKKEAQDPRACQQCHMGYDHPQWEMWSSAKHGTRHFVKEKGKLPENAQAPTCQFCHLPNGTHTNKTAWGFLGVRLPLPEDRQWAADRVTILKALGVLNPETGEPTARLDAVKSVDMVRLTEEAWLTEREKMIRTCSKCHSEKYAREQLAYGDSMLQKADRLLAEGIEIVAGLYKDGIIKKPDNYAFAYPDFLYFLRTGGGNMDQMSHIDQVLFRMYMKHRMRTYQGNFHLNPDYAYWYGWAMMTKDLGEIKELAMTMRAAAKMEK